In Symmachiella dynata, the following are encoded in one genomic region:
- a CDS encoding PVC-type heme-binding CxxCH protein, which translates to MLEMNRGVGCLTLLLGLVIYAPAASGQGYSPADAAGKMTVSDGLEIQVFASEPEIRQPIFVKCDDRGRLWTIQYLQYPNPAGLKRVKVDRWSRTVYDRVPKPPPHGPRGADKITILEDTDGDGRADKTRDFVDGLNLCTGVAFGQGGVFVLQVPYLLFYPDKNRDDVPDADPEVLLTGFGMEDAQSLANHLTFGPDGWLYGLNGSTTTCNIRGIEFQQGVWRYHPVTKEFELFAEGGGNLYGLTFDADGNLFYSSNGGLFWHAVQGGYYQKSFGKHGPLHNLYTYGYFAHTKNSGVTGTPTTGGTIYLGDTFPDRFRGAFLCGNFLGHSASWWKVTPRQTTVAAEHGGLLFDSHDTWFGPTDLTLGPDGAMYFADFHDQRTAHPDPDANWDRSNGRIYKLQATDAKPTPPINLAELSSNELVDLLSHPNGWYGQRARVLLAERRDASTWPRLREIALTQENGRYALQGLWALHVSGGLDDEFAAQLLAHPYEYVRAWTVRLLGDGKSVSEPMAKLLIALAETEPSPIVRSQLACTAKRLPTATTLPIVQAILIRNLDNDDLRIPLLLWWAVESKAVADADQVLEQFAHADAWNVAANQPILRNLIRRYAAEGTPAGYDAALRILQNTPSKHLAEAHKALGQGLSERAGGLGGIGHGGLYAQFAAGGNDAAERARRTFAEPSPELKQYILGIWQKNQQDREALTLALRAGVEEAHQYLLDTTMQAAADDPQLLSLLSQLQEFGREDCETVVIQRLASDQPDEVRAAAIKVLNRFGSAEFIDALFAQYATLPAPLQTQVRDVLLARHESARRLLALVEDGTISPESLPVDQLRRIALYEDEELDAIVRKHWGNIQPGTAEEKLAQMRRFNNDLRAAPGNPASGAELFKKHCATCHTLFNEGGKIGPDLTKANRNDLAALLANIVDPSAVIRKEYLSYVLETTSGQVMTGILAEQDAGSITLVDAKDNRTKVPRNQIEALHESATSLMPENLLQQLSPQQRRDLFAYLQGNAKP; encoded by the coding sequence ATGTTGGAGATGAACCGCGGTGTGGGCTGCTTGACTCTGTTGCTCGGACTTGTGATCTACGCTCCGGCGGCGAGCGGGCAAGGTTATTCTCCTGCCGACGCGGCTGGAAAGATGACCGTCAGCGACGGGCTGGAGATCCAAGTATTTGCCTCGGAACCAGAAATCCGGCAGCCGATTTTTGTGAAATGCGACGATCGTGGGCGGCTGTGGACGATTCAATACCTGCAATATCCTAATCCGGCGGGGCTAAAGCGGGTCAAAGTCGATCGTTGGTCGCGGACTGTCTACGACCGCGTCCCCAAACCACCGCCGCACGGACCGCGCGGTGCGGACAAGATCACGATTTTGGAAGACACCGATGGCGACGGCCGCGCCGACAAGACTCGGGATTTTGTCGATGGATTGAACCTGTGCACGGGTGTCGCCTTTGGGCAGGGCGGGGTGTTTGTCTTGCAGGTGCCCTACTTGCTGTTTTATCCCGACAAGAACCGCGACGATGTTCCCGACGCGGATCCGGAAGTGCTGTTGACCGGTTTTGGCATGGAAGACGCACAGTCGCTGGCCAATCATCTCACCTTTGGCCCGGACGGTTGGTTGTATGGGCTCAACGGCAGCACAACGACTTGCAACATTCGCGGCATCGAATTTCAACAAGGCGTCTGGCGGTATCATCCGGTGACCAAGGAATTCGAATTGTTCGCCGAAGGTGGAGGCAATCTGTACGGACTGACTTTCGACGCCGACGGCAATTTGTTTTATAGCTCCAACGGCGGATTGTTTTGGCATGCGGTGCAGGGGGGGTACTATCAAAAGAGTTTCGGCAAACACGGCCCGCTGCACAATCTTTATACCTACGGCTATTTCGCACACACGAAAAACTCCGGCGTCACCGGCACGCCGACCACCGGCGGCACGATTTATCTGGGGGATACGTTTCCCGACAGGTTTCGCGGCGCGTTTTTGTGTGGGAATTTTTTGGGGCACTCCGCTTCGTGGTGGAAAGTGACGCCCCGGCAAACGACGGTCGCAGCAGAGCATGGCGGATTGTTGTTTGATTCCCACGATACTTGGTTTGGGCCGACCGATTTGACGTTGGGGCCGGATGGGGCGATGTACTTCGCCGATTTCCACGATCAACGGACCGCCCACCCCGACCCCGATGCGAATTGGGATCGCAGCAACGGTCGGATTTATAAACTTCAAGCGACGGACGCGAAACCGACTCCGCCGATCAATCTAGCGGAGCTTTCCAGCAACGAGTTGGTTGATCTGCTTTCGCATCCTAATGGCTGGTATGGTCAGCGGGCGCGGGTTTTGTTAGCCGAGCGGCGGGATGCCTCAACCTGGCCGCGGTTGCGCGAAATCGCCCTCACACAAGAGAATGGCCGGTATGCACTACAAGGGCTGTGGGCCTTGCATGTCAGTGGCGGACTGGACGATGAATTCGCTGCTCAACTGCTCGCCCATCCTTATGAATATGTGCGTGCCTGGACGGTGCGGTTGCTGGGGGACGGCAAGTCGGTTTCTGAACCGATGGCCAAGCTGCTGATCGCTTTAGCCGAAACAGAACCGAGTCCGATCGTGCGAAGCCAATTGGCCTGCACTGCCAAACGGCTCCCGACAGCGACGACCTTGCCGATCGTGCAGGCGATTCTGATTCGGAATTTGGACAACGACGACCTACGAATTCCGCTTCTGTTGTGGTGGGCAGTGGAGAGCAAGGCGGTTGCCGATGCCGATCAAGTTTTAGAACAATTCGCCCACGCAGACGCCTGGAACGTCGCTGCCAATCAACCGATCCTACGAAACCTCATCCGTCGTTATGCCGCCGAAGGAACCCCAGCCGGATATGATGCTGCCTTACGGATCTTGCAAAACACACCCTCGAAACACTTGGCCGAAGCACACAAAGCGCTCGGGCAAGGGTTGTCGGAACGAGCGGGCGGATTAGGGGGGATTGGACATGGCGGACTGTATGCGCAATTCGCAGCGGGTGGAAACGACGCGGCGGAGCGCGCTCGTCGCACATTTGCTGAACCGTCACCGGAGCTTAAGCAATACATCCTCGGCATCTGGCAAAAAAATCAACAAGACCGCGAGGCCTTAACGCTGGCGCTGCGAGCAGGCGTTGAGGAAGCACATCAATATCTCCTCGACACTACGATGCAAGCGGCGGCTGACGACCCTCAATTGCTCTCCTTATTGTCGCAGCTACAGGAATTTGGTCGTGAGGATTGTGAGACTGTTGTGATACAGCGACTGGCCAGTGACCAACCGGACGAGGTCCGGGCGGCGGCGATCAAGGTGCTCAATCGGTTCGGATCGGCGGAATTCATCGATGCGCTGTTTGCACAGTACGCGACTCTTCCGGCACCGCTGCAAACGCAGGTTCGCGATGTTTTGTTGGCACGGCATGAATCGGCACGGCGGTTGTTGGCACTGGTGGAAGACGGCACGATTTCACCGGAGAGTCTCCCCGTCGATCAACTCCGCCGCATTGCACTGTATGAGGACGAGGAGTTGGATGCGATCGTCCGTAAACATTGGGGCAACATTCAACCCGGAACAGCGGAAGAAAAACTCGCACAAATGCGGCGGTTCAATAACGATCTCCGCGCTGCTCCCGGGAATCCCGCCAGCGGGGCTGAATTGTTTAAGAAGCATTGCGCCACCTGCCATACACTCTTTAACGAAGGGGGCAAGATTGGTCCCGATTTGACGAAAGCCAATCGCAACGATCTGGCAGCGCTGTTGGCCAACATCGTCGATCCCAGTGCTGTGATTCGCAAGGAGTATCTCAGCTACGTGTTGGAGACGACGAGCGGGCAAGTCATGACCGGAATTTTGGCGGAACAAGATGCGGGCTCAATCACGTTGGTTGATGCCAAAGATAACCGCACGAAAGTGCCGCGCAATCAAATCGAAGCACTGCATGAATCGGCGACATCGCTGATGCCGGAAAATTTGCTACAGCAACTGAGTCCGCAACAACGGCGGGATTTGTTTGCCTATCTGCAAGGCAATGCCAAGCCGTAG